A stretch of DNA from Gemmatimonadota bacterium:
GAGGTCCGTCCGTCCGGCTCGGTTTCGGGGAATCCGTCTACCAAGACCCTGATGCCGCGAGAGGTTCCCGCGTTCGAGCGATCACCCGCGCCGCGGGCGCCGAACCCCCGGATCACCAACCGAATGTCGCCGGTCCCGGACCGAGACTGCGCCAGCACCCCGGGGATCATCCTCAAGGCATCATCCAGGCCAACGCCCCGCCCGCCGAGCCATGCGGACTGACCGACCGTGGTCGTCGCCATCGGTATGGAAAAGGTGCTGAGGCCCCGCCGTTCCGCGGTAACGGTCACGGTGGGAAGTACCGGGACACTATCCCGTCCGGTCGAATCCGCCTGGCCGGCCGCCCCCACCACCGGAACCAGCGTCGCCCCGGCAACCAAGGCAATCAGAACGGTGGGGGCGGAAAGCGGCGACCGGGGTGGCCGAATTCCAAACATCGGGCACGGGAACATCACCGTCGCTACCGTCCCAGACGCTTCGATACCCCAACGGATAAGTCGGTCATCCGTTGGCCCGAGAAGGGGTCCAGCCCGCGGATCCGGACCTCTCCCCGAAATCCGTAGTTCCCCGTCACGGCAACCCGCACGCCAGCAGCCGCGTGGACCGTTCCGGGAGATGCACCAGGGCCCGTGAGATACTCCGAGAACCCCGCACCGACCCCGACATACGGGCGAACGGCGCCGCGGCCCGGCTGGAGCTGGAAGCTGATCTCGGGTAGCAGGTACTTGATGGTTTGCCCGAACCGGGTCCGATATCGGAAGAACCCGATGCCCGGTTCGATAATGAACAACCGGCCCGTCGGGACGTCGACCCGGACGGCCGCGGCCACCGCGGTGCCTCTGCCCGAGAGGTCATAGCTCGACGGGCCGGCCAAAAAACTGACCGCCGGAGAGGGCCGTTCCCTGAATTGCGCAGCGGCTGGGACACCGCGGGCCAACAGCCCCGCGAGGATCACGACGACGACGCCTCCGGAGCCTGGCTTCATTGGCGGGACAGCGTCAGGCTGAAGGTTCCCACCCGGTCCGGAGCCGAGAACGCGATGAAGGCTCGAAGCTCCGGTGGGTCTGCCGTGAAGGCCAGTCCGTCGAGGTAGCTGCTCCCCGTCAGCCTGACCACGCCGTTGTTCACGGTGTAGGTTCCCGTCAAATCATCGTCCACGGCGGTGACCTGCACGCCAGGAACGATCGGGATCGTGACTCGCCCGCTGGCCGTCAAGTCGGCGTTGAGCCGAAGGTTGACCGTTGCGCCCCGGGACAACAGCTCGTTGGTGGTCCCGTTCACTACGATGACGAACGCTTTAGCCTGATATTGACCGGCAATGTCGGCGGGGCCCAACACCGGATCGCCACATCCGACGATCAGGGTGGCCAGTGCCAGGTGCCAAATCCAGAATTGCCTCACATCCGCCCCCTAGGAAAAAACCGAGAGCCGCCCCGGTCAGGGCGGCATCGTGGATCACGAAACAACTCGAAAGAAAGAGGGTACAACGGTAGGACGGAAGCCCGGTCTTGTCGGAGACGCGTGGTTGTGATAGAAACTCCCGCCCTACCCCCGCCCCCTATCTCACCGGCCCGATTGGAACGTGAGTGCCACGCTCACCATAGCCAACCGATCGTGCAGCGGGGGCAACAGATTGCCGTTACTTCCCCTGGTTTGGGATCGGTGCTTGAGGAGGTCCACGCTGGGCGTGATGAACAGCGACCGACTCAGCTTGATCTCGTAGCCCGCCCCGGCGGCCCAGCCGAAGCCATCTTCGTGGAGATCGGAATTCGAGGATTCGAGAACCTCACCCGACCGCGTCAATCCGGCGCCGCCCTTCAGGAAGAACCCGGCCTTCTTCACCGGATAGAACTGGCCGATCAACGTCAACCCGCCCAGATAACTCGTGACGTTCTCCTGAATGCTCCCGTCATATCGGCGATCGCCCCACCCAGCCAATTCGACCCCCAGTCGGAGATTCGGATTGACGGTGCCCCCCATCCGAAGCGAGAACGAGGGCTTGGTGAGCCCGCTGGTATACTCGGTTTCAGGCTCGAACCGGCTCGACTCGGTGCCCGCGCCCAGACCAAGACTGATCCAAAACCCGTGGCGGTCACTGGCCGGCGTGATGTCGGTCAAACCTCGGCGACGCTGCCCAGCCGCCTGGTCCGTCACCGTCAGGGCGAGAAGCAAAGTGAGCGACAAAAACGCAACCCTGTGACCCATGGCTGTTTCCTGGTTAGATGTCCACGACAGCATGTCTGACTTGAACGGAACCCCTTAGAGCAAGCAGTGGGCCGTATTCGTCCCCACCAAGTTATGTTGTTATGCGCGAAGAGCTTATCCACGATCAGGCGGGCGGGCGGGCCTCGCCGGTTCAACTCACGCTGTCCACCTTTACAGACACTCGATCCATGCCCTTTGGACGCCAGCTCCTCTTCGCCCTGACCGTGTTGGTGGCCTTAGCGTGCGCCGGCCTGGGTAGCTGGCAGCTCGGTCGGCTCTTCGAACGGCGGGAACGAAACCGCTTGGCGGTCGAACAGAGCCGGTTGGCCAAGGCCGACCTGACGACCCAATCCCTCGAGGGCCCGATCGGATTCCGGCGAGTCCGACTCGCCGGGCAATTCGATCCCGACCGCCCGTTCATCATTCGTGGCCGCCTGTTCCAGGGGACCCCGGGCATTCAGATCATCACGCCGCTGCGGTTGCCGAACCGGGACACCGTAGTGCTGGTGAACCGGGGATTCGTCCCGAGCCCCGACGCCATCTCGACCTTCGGCCCCGGGCGCTACGCCGAGCCGGTCGACGCGGATTTTGAAGGGATCGCGGTCGCGATCCCGGACGACGGGGACGGACAGCCGCTCGTGGGGCCGGACGGGGAGACCTGGCGCCGACTGGACCGGACCGCGATGGCTTCGCGGCTTCCCTACCCGATCGCGCCGTACTACGTGATCCGGACCGCCGACTCGACCACGGCAGAGCACACGATCCGCGGGCGCTCGCTTCCGGTCCGGCTCGACCCGCCGCCCCTCGACGACGGCCCTCACCTGTCCTATGCGGTGCAGTGGTTCCTGATTGCCGGGTCGGCACTCGGATTCGGGCTGGTGTTCATTCGCCGTCGGCCGACGGTGTCCGACGTGCCGCCCTGACCCCGGCCCGCTCGAAGGGGAAAATCTGGACCAACTCGGGGCGGGTGATGAACTCCGGGCAAATCGTCCGATCGTATTCATAGGGGCCGCCGGTCTCCGCGTCGATCCACGGAAAACCCCGGCACACCGAGGGATAGTACGGCCGGGTATGTATCGAACAGCCCTGGCCGTTGAAGAACACGCAACGACCGTTCTTGACCCGGGTTCGCCACTCGCCCCACCGAGTACGATAGACCTTCCCATCTCCGAATTCAGCGATAATCGCGGCAGCTTCGTCGTCGGAACAGGTGCTGCCGTATGCACAGCACGCGGCATCATGAGGACAGGGAAAGCACGGCAGCTTCGGCAACTCGGGACGGGCCATAGGCACCGATCTTAGCCGACCGGATCGAGGAGGGCTAGCGGACCGAGAAGTTCAGCGAACAGCCCCGTGCCAATGAGGTCCTCGGCCGCGCCGATGTCGGGGGCAAAGTACCGATCCTCGCCGTAGTGGCCGACCCGGGCCCGCACCGCCGAATGGACTCGCTCGAGAACCGGACTGGTGACGAGCGGCCGGTGGAAGTCGATGCCCTGCGCCGCGGCCAACAGCTCAATCGCGACAATCCGCCGGACATTGACGGCGATGTCGCCGAGTTTTCGCGCGGCAAAGGTAGCCATGCTGACATGGTCCTCTTGATTGGCGGACGTCGGCATCGAATCCACACTGGCCGGATGGGCCAAGGTCTTGTTCTCGCTGGCCAGGGCCGCCGCGGTGACATGGGCGATCATGAACCCCGAATTGAGGCCCGGCTCGGCCACCAGAAAAGCCGGGAGCCCCGAAACCGACGCGTCGGTCAACAGGGCGATCCGCCGCTCGGCCAGCGCCCCGATCTCAGCGGCCGCAATCGCCAGCGTGTCGGCGGCAAATGCCACCGGCTCGGCGTGAAAGTTCCCGCCGGAAATCACTTCGCCCGTCTCGGGAAACACGAGTGGGTTGTCGGAGACGGCGTTGGCCTCCGTCACCAACGTCGCGGCCGCGTTTCGCATCAGGTCGAGACATGCCCCCATGACTTGGGGCTGGCACCGAAGCGAGTACGGGTCCTGGACCCGGTCGTCGCCCTCGAGGTGCGAAACTCGAATCGCACTTCCGGCCAGGAGCTCGCGATAGCACCGGGCCGCATCGATCTGACCCCGATGACCGCGGACCCGCTGAATCCTTTCGTCGAACGGCGTATCCGATCCCTTGGCGGCGTCGACGGTGAGCGCCCCCGCCACCACCGCCGCGGCGTAGACTCGTTCGACCTCGAACAGGGCCCGGAGCGCCATGGCGGTGGACACTTGGGTCCCGTTCAGCAACGCCAATCCCTCTTTGGCCGCGAGTGTGATCGGGCGAAGGCCGGCGGCCTCGAGCGCCGCTCCCGCGTCCTGAATCACCCCGCCGACTCGAACCTGGCCTTCACCCATCAGCCCGAGCGTTAGGTGGGCCAGCGGCGCCAAATCCCCGGAAGCCCCAACCGATCCCTGGGTTGGAATACAGGGCCAGATCCGGGCGTTGTGGAGGGCGACGGCCGCATCGAGGACCTCAGTCCGCACCCCCGAGTGCCCGCGCGCCAGCGACGCGATCTTGAGGACCAGGATCAACCGGACCGTGTCATCGTCCAGGAGCGGCCCGACGCCGGCCGCATGCGATCGCACCAGGTTGGCCTGGAGGCGCCCGAGTTGGTCGGCGGGAATCCCGACCCGGGCCAACTTTCCGAAACCGGTGTTGATCCCGTAGGCCGGACGGCCCTTCGCGACGATCGCCTCGATCGTCGCGGCAGCGGCGGCGACGACCGCCCGGCAGCCGGGGTCGAGACTGACCGGCTCGAACCCGGCATCCAGTCCTCGCAAATCGGCAACCGTTAGGCGGCCCGGGGTCACCATCCGCATACGCGTCAGCCTTCCCCAAGCGCGATGGCCGGGGTGTTGAGGTGATGGGTCCGCACCGCCGCCTTGGCCAGCGGATACCCGGCGTCGGCGTGACGGACGACGCCAATCGCCGGATCGTTCCAGAGCACCCGGGCCAGGCGGGCATCGGCTTCGGGCGTGCCATCGCACACGATGACCACGCCCGAGTGTTGGGAATACCCCATGCCGACGCCGCCCCCGTGGTGGAGGCTCACCCAGGTGGCGCCGGCGGCGGTCGCCGACAGGGCGTTCAGAAACGGCCAGTCCGACACGGCGTCGGATCCGTCCAGCATCGCCTCGGTTTCGCGATTCGGGCTGGCCACCGACCCCGCGTCAAGATGATCGCGCCCGATCACGATCGGGGCCTTCAGTTCGCCGGATCGGACCATCGCGTTGAACGCCAGCGCGGCCCGATGCCGTTCCCCGAGGCCCAGCCAGCAGATCCGGGCCGGGAGGCCTTGAAACGCAATCCGTTCGCGGGCTTGATCGAGCCACCGGTGGAGCGCGTGGTGCTCCGGAAACAGTTCCTTGACCTTGGCGTCGGTTTTGTAGATGTCCTCGGGGTCGCCGGACAGGGCCACCCAACGGAAGGGCCCTTTCCCTTCGCAAAACAACGGGCGAATGCACGCGGGCACGAAGCCCGGAAACGCGAACGCATCCACGACACCGCGATCGAGCGCGACTTGACGGATGTTGTTCCCGTAGTCGATCGTGGGCACGCCCATTCGATGAAACTCGAGCATGGCGCGGACGTGCACCGCACAGGATGCCGCCGCGGCATCGACCAACCGGGCCCGCTCCGCTTGCGTGCCGGCCCGGGCGGCCTGCCATTCCGCAACCGTCCAGCCGGCCGGCAGGTAGCCATTGACCAAATCGTGCGCCGAGGTCTGATCGGTCACCGCGTGCGGCCGGGGCCCGCCCCGCTTGGCCAAGTCGACGAACTGCGGCAGCAACTCCGCCGCGTTCCCGAGGAGCCCGACCGACGTCGGGCTGGTGGCGGACGCCAGGATCGCCAGCGCCTCCTCGATCGACGTCGCTTTATGATCGACATATCGGGTCTGGCGGCGAAAGTCGATCCGCGATTCCTGGCATTCGATGACGAGACAGTGGGCTCCCGCCAGGACCGCGGCCAACGGCTGGGCGCCGCCCATCCCGCCGAGCCCCGCGGTCAGGATCCACTTGCCGGCCCAATTGCCTTGGTAATGTTGACGGCCCAGCTCGACGAAGGTCTCATGGGTCCCCTGCACGATGCCCTGCGAGCCGATGTAGATCCACGACCCCGCGGTCATCTGGCCGTACATCATGAGCCCCTTGCGATCGAGCTCATGGAAATGATCCCAGGTGGCCCATTTGGGCACCAAATTCGAGTTGGCAATGAGGACCCGCGGCGCGTCGAGGTGGGTCCGGAAGACCGCCACCGGCTTGCCGCTCTGGACCAGCAGCGTCTCCTCCGGCTCGAGCCGACGGAGTGCCTCGAGGATCGCCTCGAAGCACTCCCAGTTGCGGGCGGCTTTGCCGATCCCGCCGTAGACCACTAAATCATCGGGCCGTTCCGCGACCTCGGGATCTAGGTTGTTTTGGATCATCCGGTACGCCGCTTCGATCAGCCAGTTCCGGCAGGTCAGTTCGGTGCCCCGCGGGGATCGAACCGGACGAGGACCAGCGACGACGGTCATGGCGACTCCTTGAGAAACGAGAACTTTCCCGACAACCGATAGTGGCGAGCTGGGTGAATCAACCGGGCCACACTGGCCACCCGGCCCCGAGACCAGGTTCGA
This window harbors:
- a CDS encoding SURF1 family protein is translated as MREELIHDQAGGRASPVQLTLSTFTDTRSMPFGRQLLFALTVLVALACAGLGSWQLGRLFERRERNRLAVEQSRLAKADLTTQSLEGPIGFRRVRLAGQFDPDRPFIIRGRLFQGTPGIQIITPLRLPNRDTVVLVNRGFVPSPDAISTFGPGRYAEPVDADFEGIAVAIPDDGDGQPLVGPDGETWRRLDRTAMASRLPYPIAPYYVIRTADSTTAEHTIRGRSLPVRLDPPPLDDGPHLSYAVQWFLIAGSALGFGLVFIRRRPTVSDVPP
- the hutH gene encoding histidine ammonia-lyase — encoded protein: MRMVTPGRLTVADLRGLDAGFEPVSLDPGCRAVVAAAAATIEAIVAKGRPAYGINTGFGKLARVGIPADQLGRLQANLVRSHAAGVGPLLDDDTVRLILVLKIASLARGHSGVRTEVLDAAVALHNARIWPCIPTQGSVGASGDLAPLAHLTLGLMGEGQVRVGGVIQDAGAALEAAGLRPITLAAKEGLALLNGTQVSTAMALRALFEVERVYAAAVVAGALTVDAAKGSDTPFDERIQRVRGHRGQIDAARCYRELLAGSAIRVSHLEGDDRVQDPYSLRCQPQVMGACLDLMRNAAATLVTEANAVSDNPLVFPETGEVISGGNFHAEPVAFAADTLAIAAAEIGALAERRIALLTDASVSGLPAFLVAEPGLNSGFMIAHVTAAALASENKTLAHPASVDSMPTSANQEDHVSMATFAARKLGDIAVNVRRIVAIELLAAAQGIDFHRPLVTSPVLERVHSAVRARVGHYGEDRYFAPDIGAAEDLIGTGLFAELLGPLALLDPVG
- a CDS encoding urocanate hydratase, whose protein sequence is MTVVAGPRPVRSPRGTELTCRNWLIEAAYRMIQNNLDPEVAERPDDLVVYGGIGKAARNWECFEAILEALRRLEPEETLLVQSGKPVAVFRTHLDAPRVLIANSNLVPKWATWDHFHELDRKGLMMYGQMTAGSWIYIGSQGIVQGTHETFVELGRQHYQGNWAGKWILTAGLGGMGGAQPLAAVLAGAHCLVIECQESRIDFRRQTRYVDHKATSIEEALAILASATSPTSVGLLGNAAELLPQFVDLAKRGGPRPHAVTDQTSAHDLVNGYLPAGWTVAEWQAARAGTQAERARLVDAAAASCAVHVRAMLEFHRMGVPTIDYGNNIRQVALDRGVVDAFAFPGFVPACIRPLFCEGKGPFRWVALSGDPEDIYKTDAKVKELFPEHHALHRWLDQARERIAFQGLPARICWLGLGERHRAALAFNAMVRSGELKAPIVIGRDHLDAGSVASPNRETEAMLDGSDAVSDWPFLNALSATAAGATWVSLHHGGGVGMGYSQHSGVVIVCDGTPEADARLARVLWNDPAIGVVRHADAGYPLAKAAVRTHHLNTPAIALGEG